The Peribacillus sp. FSL P2-0133 genome has a segment encoding these proteins:
- a CDS encoding sporulation protein Cse60: MIQVKLFDYEHEKDLEDEMNFFLEDIRDNQIVDIKYNVATTGEEEEEQIYCFSAMIIYKKK, from the coding sequence ATGATACAAGTAAAATTATTTGATTATGAGCATGAAAAAGATCTAGAGGACGAAATGAACTTTTTCCTTGAAGACATTCGCGATAATCAAATCGTCGATATCAAATATAATGTCGCCACTACAGGTGAAGAGGAAGAGGAACAGATCTACTGTTTCAGTGCGATGATCATCTATAAGAAAAAATAA